GTTAAAATAATTCCTGTAATAACCGCAAGGATCAATCCCTGCCAAACCGAATGCAGCAAAGTGCGGCAAATCGACTGAATTATTACAGATACAAATCCGGAATCCAGAACAAAAAATTTCATGGCTAATAAGTTAAAATTTGAATTTTAATCGTTAATCCAACTTTTTCAGAAAATCCCTGATTTCCTGTAAGTCCTCTTTTGAGGTATTTTTATTACCAAAAAGCTGCATCACCAGGCTGCTTGCAGAGCCCTTGTACATCGTATCCACAAATTTTTTCAGCAAAACTTTTTTGGTCTTATCTTCTTCCTCGGCAGGACTGTAAATATGTTTCATGCTTGTTTCATCGCGTTTCACAATCCCTTTCTCAGCCATGATCTGCATGAGTTTCAAGGTTGAAGAATACTGCACAGACCGTTTCTCTTCATTTAATTTGTCATTCACAAAACGGACTGTCGACGGCCCGTGCTGCCATAGTACTTGCAAGATTTCTAACTCAGATTTTGTAGGCTCCATAAAACACTTATTTACTGATCACATTTCAAAGGTAGGAAATTTTTCGTACGAACAAATGTTTAGGTATTATTTTTTCAAAATAAATTTTTGAAAAACAAAAAAGCCGCTGGATAGCGGCTTTCGGTCTTAAATATTTTTTGATTATGTCAGTAAAAACGGCCTATATATTTATTTTCCACAATGGCCTTTTTCATCATTTTCGGATCAATCGGGCCTTGTTTCGCATAAACGATTTTTCCGCCCGGTTCAACCAAAATAGTATAGGGCAATGCGCCTTGCCAGTTCGGGTCTATGGACTCAATTAGTTTATACTTGTCTTCGGTATTAAAAATATAGTTTTTGTTCGAAGCGCGTTTTCCCTGAAGAAATTTCAAAGCCTTTTCT
The nucleotide sequence above comes from Dyadobacter subterraneus. Encoded proteins:
- a CDS encoding BlaI/MecI/CopY family transcriptional regulator, which produces MEPTKSELEILQVLWQHGPSTVRFVNDKLNEEKRSVQYSSTLKLMQIMAEKGIVKRDETSMKHIYSPAEEEDKTKKVLLKKFVDTMYKGSASSLVMQLFGNKNTSKEDLQEIRDFLKKLD